A genomic segment from Moorena sp. SIOASIH encodes:
- a CDS encoding pentapeptide repeat-containing protein, producing MAVLDFSQQALVGNNFNGQNLNGSTFFKATLTNVSFVDTELRGTNFEQTNWLNVNATNANFRPSATFPTTTLFKATLENVNLSGANLREVNLSEISTNGIDLSNAQLQDANLFKAELSGEQSERPNLTGANFTRANLTQANLKAADLTDANFTDANLQGASLEANLIVNTNFTGVDFTGVGFTDITLSNATFDLANLSGVQWTDVSAVGGATSTNSSFRGADLTNFSAEDLNLGGADFSAFDANTPTILTGVTLADTVLNDANFTGVSAEGIFLEGANLTNANFTGADLSNANLNSAILTGAVLTGGVELDNAFLEGVDLSGVDLTGANLSGAKLKGANLTGADLSGVDLSGADLTEAILSNAELDGAILDNVVAQKTNVTGTDFTSASLIDANFKEATGDSLTKFTNANLSGTSLEVGSFIGSNFQDANLNGANLNVTNLTDANFSDGADSDTIGADLTGVTFVNGVAINGDFSNALLVNADLTKANFTGANLDGADLTGAILVDTILP from the coding sequence ATGGCAGTTTTAGATTTTAGCCAGCAAGCTCTGGTTGGAAATAATTTTAATGGCCAAAATCTGAATGGTTCTACCTTTTTTAAAGCCACTTTGACCAATGTCTCATTCGTTGACACAGAGCTGAGAGGAACTAACTTTGAACAAACAAATTGGTTAAATGTTAATGCCACCAATGCCAACTTCAGACCCAGTGCAACCTTCCCGACAACGACCCTTTTTAAAGCAACATTAGAGAATGTCAATCTCAGTGGTGCTAACCTGCGAGAGGTTAACTTATCTGAGATCAGCACTAATGGTATTGACCTGTCCAATGCCCAATTACAGGATGCCAACTTATTCAAAGCTGAGCTGAGTGGAGAACAGTCGGAGCGACCAAATCTGACTGGAGCTAACTTTACCCGAGCTAATCTGACTCAAGCGAATCTCAAAGCTGCTGATTTGACAGATGCTAACTTTACGGATGCTAACCTGCAAGGGGCTAGCCTTGAAGCTAATCTTATAGTCAATACCAATTTCACAGGAGTGGACTTTACCGGAGTCGGCTTCACGGATATCACTCTCAGTAACGCTACCTTTGATTTGGCAAACCTCAGTGGTGTGCAGTGGACTGATGTTTCAGCAGTTGGGGGAGCAACCTCAACCAATTCCAGCTTCCGAGGTGCTGATTTAACCAACTTCAGTGCCGAAGATCTCAATCTTGGTGGTGCTGACTTTAGTGCCTTTGATGCGAATACACCCACTATACTGACTGGTGTTACTCTGGCTGATACTGTCCTCAACGATGCTAATTTCACAGGTGTTTCTGCGGAAGGTATCTTTCTCGAAGGTGCAAATTTAACCAATGCCAACTTCACGGGAGCTGACCTGAGTAATGCTAACTTAAACAGCGCAATTCTAACCGGAGCAGTCTTGACCGGAGGAGTTGAACTCGACAATGCTTTCCTGGAAGGAGTCGATTTAAGTGGAGTTGACCTAACAGGAGCTAATCTTAGTGGAGCCAAACTAAAAGGGGCAAATCTAACAGGGGCAGACCTGAGCGGAGTCGATCTCAGCGGCGCTGACTTGACCGAGGCAATTCTCAGCAATGCTGAACTAGATGGAGCCATCTTAGATAACGTCGTTGCTCAGAAAACAAACGTCACTGGAACCGACTTTACTAGTGCTAGTCTTATCGATGCAAATTTCAAAGAAGCTACTGGAGATAGCTTGACTAAATTCACAAATGCAAACCTCAGCGGAACTAGCTTAGAAGTAGGTAGTTTTATCGGTAGCAATTTCCAAGATGCTAATCTTAATGGTGCCAACTTAAATGTTACTAACTTGACAGATGCAAACTTTAGTGACGGTGCTGATTCAGACACTATTGGAGCGGATTTAACCGGTGTAACGTTTGTTAATGGTGTTGCAATTAACGGTGACTTCAGTAATGCTCTGCTTGTGAATGCTGACCTCACCAAAGCTAACTTTACCGGAGCTAACTTAGATGGGGCTGATCTGACTGGCGCTATTTTAGTAGACACCATTCTCCCATAG
- a CDS encoding FHA domain-containing protein has protein sequence MLKTIVINSQTNELQEKTLKPGTEIQGQYLIGRHPSCDLILDSAVVSRVHARILCQGGKYYFADLGSTDGSRINNEEIDVNQNWLLRKEDIIRIGDFVLLVKELQQYDSNQQQHLVVDGNSTGMKRWTKGEITVRCVQIIDQTHDVKTFRFVADPPMLFSYKPGQFVTLDLEIDGKPVKRSYSISSAPSRPYTLEITVKRVPAPADAPDVPAGLVSNWLHDNIKVGSEVRLNGPMGKFTCADHSANKLLFISAGSGITPMMSMSEWLCDIGADVDVVFVHSARSPKDIIFRQKLELMAALHPNFKPAITTTRPELDQAWWGYTGRLNQAMVQQMAPDFRDRIVYVCGPNPFMAGVKTMLAGLDFPMENYYEESFGGKKLSKKTATATTTPEPVKAEGRPKLHLVKSPSTCSEPTVVFAKSGKEVTCDAEDVILDVAEQEGVALPSGCRMGACGACKQKLLKGKVEYDEEPDGLQEDERNEGMILTCVAHPVGQVVVSA, from the coding sequence ATGCTGAAAACTATAGTTATCAACTCCCAAACCAACGAGTTACAGGAAAAAACCCTGAAACCGGGAACTGAGATTCAAGGTCAGTATCTGATTGGTCGTCACCCGAGTTGTGACCTAATTCTGGATAGTGCTGTAGTGAGTCGTGTACATGCCAGAATCCTATGCCAAGGGGGAAAGTATTACTTTGCTGACCTCGGTAGCACCGATGGCTCTCGGATCAATAATGAGGAAATAGATGTTAACCAGAACTGGCTCCTGAGGAAAGAGGATATTATCCGCATCGGTGACTTTGTCCTGCTGGTCAAAGAACTACAGCAGTATGATTCTAACCAGCAACAGCACCTAGTGGTAGATGGCAATAGCACTGGGATGAAGCGGTGGACTAAGGGTGAGATTACTGTCCGCTGTGTGCAGATCATTGATCAAACCCATGATGTCAAGACCTTTCGCTTTGTGGCGGATCCGCCAATGTTGTTCAGCTACAAGCCAGGTCAGTTTGTCACTCTGGATTTGGAGATTGATGGCAAGCCAGTGAAGCGTTCCTACTCCATCTCTTCGGCCCCCTCACGTCCTTATACTTTGGAAATTACCGTCAAGCGAGTTCCAGCACCAGCCGATGCTCCTGATGTACCAGCCGGTTTGGTGTCTAACTGGTTGCACGACAACATCAAAGTTGGGTCCGAGGTGAGATTAAATGGCCCAATGGGGAAATTTACCTGTGCTGACCATTCTGCTAATAAACTGCTGTTCATTTCAGCAGGTAGCGGGATTACTCCGATGATGTCCATGTCTGAGTGGCTTTGTGACATTGGGGCTGATGTGGATGTGGTTTTTGTCCACAGCGCTCGTAGCCCAAAAGATATCATCTTCCGTCAGAAATTAGAGTTGATGGCGGCTTTGCACCCCAACTTTAAGCCTGCTATTACCACCACTCGTCCAGAACTTGACCAAGCTTGGTGGGGTTATACCGGAAGACTTAATCAAGCCATGGTGCAACAGATGGCTCCTGATTTTCGCGATCGCATTGTTTATGTCTGTGGTCCGAATCCCTTTATGGCAGGGGTGAAAACCATGCTAGCCGGTCTAGACTTCCCGATGGAGAACTACTATGAAGAGAGTTTTGGTGGCAAAAAGTTGTCAAAAAAGACAGCAACAGCAACAACAACTCCTGAACCAGTCAAAGCAGAAGGTCGTCCTAAACTACACTTAGTGAAATCACCGTCAACCTGTTCAGAACCAACTGTGGTCTTTGCTAAGTCTGGGAAAGAAGTCACCTGTGATGCAGAGGATGTGATCCTAGATGTGGCTGAACAAGAAGGGGTGGCATTACCCAGCGGTTGCCGCATGGGAGCCTGTGGTGCTTGTAAGCAAAAGCTTCTAAAAGGGAAAGTAGAGTATGACGAGGAACCTGATGGTCTCCAAGAGGATGAACGGAACGAAGGCATGATTTTGACTTGTGTGGCTCATCCTGTAGGACAAGTGGTAGTTAGCGCGTGA